One region of Malania oleifera isolate guangnan ecotype guangnan chromosome 6, ASM2987363v1, whole genome shotgun sequence genomic DNA includes:
- the LOC131158281 gene encoding protein THYLAKOID ASSEMBLY 8, chloroplastic: protein MASSLCTNLPFLSPPYPSSSNPKPSTTTRTSFPVQCGPRDNRGPLVKGRVLSTEAILAIQALKRAHRSNPAKVPDVLSKSFPRLVKSDLIAAFKELLRQNQCGLAADVFSVVRSEPWYRTDLSLYAVLVAAMGRNRMREEIDGLICDLEAEGEGSIPCDDKGIVQVLRAVLGADRVGSAVRIYGMMKRSGWGSDWVGNEIVVRVLSKGLRRLGEVGVADEVVREYVRLLKGNLEILEV, encoded by the coding sequence ATGGCTTCCTCTCTGTGCACAAACCTCCCCTTCCTCTCCCCTCCCTACCCTTCCAGTTCAAATCCCAAGCCCTCCACCACCACCAGAACCTCCTTCCCCGTCCAGTGCGGCCCCCGGGACAACCGCGGACCACTCGTGAAGGGTCGCGTCCTCAGCACCGAAGCAATCCTCGCCATCCAAGCCCTAAAACGCGCCCACAGATCCAATCCGGCGAAGGTCCCCGACGTCCTCTCCAAGAGCTTCCCCCGCCTCGTTAAATCCGACCTCATCGCCGCCTTCAAGGAGCTCCTCCGGCAGAACCAGTGCGGCCTCGCCGCTGACGTTTTCTCCGTCGTCCGATCGGAGCCCTGGTACCGCACCGACCTCTCTCTGTACGCCGTTTTGGTGGCGGCAATGGGAAGGAACCGGATGCGGGAGGAAATTGACGGTCTGATCTGCGATCTGGAAGCGGAGGGCGAAGGGTCCATCCCCTGCGACGATAAGGGCATCGTTCAGGTGCTCCGGGCGGTGCTCGGCGCGGACAGGGTGGGATCGGCGGTGAGGATTTACGGGATGATGAAGAGGAGCGGGTGGGGGTCCGACTGGGTGGGGAATGAGATTGTGGTTAGGGTTTTGAGTAAGGGTTTAAGGAGACTTGGTGAAGTTGGGGTTGCGGATGAGGTTGTGAGGGAATATGTTAGATTGTTGAAGGGAAATTTGGAGATATTGGAAGTTTAA